The proteins below are encoded in one region of Paeniglutamicibacter cryotolerans:
- a CDS encoding MBL fold metallo-hydrolase: MNITKFGHACVRIEQAGRVLVIDPGSWSDAAAALADVEAILITHEHADHLDRETVLPLLAATPDMALYAPAGLAATLRSAEPRAAERIIDVVPGTELRVAGLSVRTYGGQHAVIHGLLPVVDNIGYLIDGKLFHPGDSFVVPDGVAPTTLLIPLHAPWADVGSTIDYLIAMRAALVLPIHDALLNERGLALVSGLLERFGQRYGSRFETWSTGDNREI, translated from the coding sequence ATGAACATCACGAAATTTGGGCATGCCTGCGTTCGCATCGAACAGGCCGGCAGGGTATTGGTGATCGATCCCGGGAGCTGGAGCGATGCGGCTGCGGCGCTTGCCGACGTTGAGGCCATCCTCATCACCCACGAACACGCCGACCACCTGGACCGGGAAACCGTGCTGCCCCTGCTTGCAGCCACCCCGGACATGGCGCTGTACGCGCCGGCAGGACTTGCCGCTACGCTGCGATCCGCCGAGCCGCGGGCCGCGGAACGGATCATTGACGTGGTTCCCGGCACAGAACTTCGGGTGGCGGGCCTGTCGGTACGGACCTATGGCGGACAGCACGCGGTGATTCACGGGCTGCTGCCGGTGGTTGACAACATCGGCTACCTGATCGATGGCAAGCTCTTCCACCCCGGCGACAGTTTCGTGGTGCCCGACGGCGTTGCCCCGACGACACTGTTGATCCCGCTGCATGCGCCTTGGGCCGACGTCGGATCGACCATCGACTACCTGATTGCCATGCGCGCCGCACTGGTGTTGCCGATTCACGACGCGCTGCTCAATGAGCGCGGGCTGGCGTTGGTGTCAGGGCTCCTGGAACGCTTCGGCCAGCGCTATGGCAGCCGGTTCGAGACCTGGTCAACAGGAGACAACCGCGAGATCTAG
- a CDS encoding Fur family transcriptional regulator, whose protein sequence is MSTPAPERRGSEQRVTKQRLAVTAALGMVDDFVSAQELHRWLMDDGAKVSLATVYRLLQSLAEDGLVDVLRGLEGEAMYRQCRAEHHHHHLVCRKCGKAVEIEAPAVEAWATRVARENGFSDPSHTVEIYGLCPACTATAAAGAA, encoded by the coding sequence ATGAGCACACCGGCTCCCGAACGTCGTGGCAGCGAACAGCGTGTCACTAAACAGCGTTTGGCAGTGACAGCCGCGCTGGGCATGGTCGATGATTTCGTCAGTGCCCAGGAACTGCACCGCTGGTTGATGGACGACGGAGCGAAGGTCTCGCTGGCAACCGTCTACCGGCTGCTCCAGTCCCTCGCCGAAGACGGCCTGGTCGACGTCTTGCGTGGCCTGGAGGGTGAGGCGATGTACCGCCAGTGCCGGGCCGAGCACCACCACCACCACCTGGTCTGCCGCAAGTGCGGCAAGGCCGTCGAGATCGAGGCTCCGGCGGTTGAGGCCTGGGCGACGCGAGTGGCCCGGGAAAACGGGTTCTCCGATCCCTCGCACACGGTGGAGATCTACGGTTTGTGCCCAGCCTGCACGGCCACGGCAGCCGCCGGTGCAGCATAG
- a CDS encoding PLP-dependent cysteine synthase family protein, protein MSASNTATRAWVDRAVRLIDADNARSADTHLHRLPLPAHWGIDLYLKDESTHLTGSLKHRLARSLFLYGLVNGWITGGTTIVEASSGSTAVSEAYYARLLGLPFIAVMAATTSPEKIKLIEGFGGRCHLVSDPSAVYAEAERLASETNGHYMDQFTYAERATDWRGNNNIAESIFEQLRMEEHPVPAWVIVGAGTGGTSATIGRYLRYHRLDARLAVADPEGSVFATAWHAWADGGDPRAVSGRASRIEGIGRARPEPSFIPSVIDAIHTVPDGAAVAAMRHLQEWAGLGAGPSTGTNLWLTWQLIASMRAEGRTGSVVSLICDGSERYADTYGQDSWLAAGGIDPAPYTGVIDAFLETGVWGGH, encoded by the coding sequence ATTTCAGCTTCAAATACAGCGACCCGGGCCTGGGTCGACCGTGCGGTGCGCTTGATCGACGCCGACAACGCCCGCTCCGCCGACACCCACCTGCACCGTCTCCCGCTACCCGCGCATTGGGGCATCGACCTCTATCTCAAGGACGAGTCGACACACCTGACCGGAAGCCTGAAGCACCGGCTGGCCCGCTCGCTCTTCCTTTACGGACTGGTCAACGGTTGGATCACCGGGGGGACCACGATCGTGGAGGCCTCTTCAGGCTCCACCGCGGTCTCCGAGGCGTATTACGCCCGGCTGCTGGGCCTGCCGTTCATCGCCGTCATGGCGGCCACCACCAGCCCCGAAAAAATCAAACTGATCGAGGGCTTCGGAGGCCGCTGCCACCTGGTCTCGGATCCGTCCGCCGTCTATGCGGAGGCCGAACGGCTGGCATCCGAAACCAACGGACACTACATGGACCAGTTCACCTACGCCGAGCGTGCCACGGACTGGCGCGGTAACAACAACATCGCCGAATCGATCTTCGAGCAGCTGCGCATGGAGGAGCATCCGGTCCCGGCCTGGGTTATCGTGGGCGCCGGCACCGGCGGTACCTCGGCGACCATCGGGCGCTACCTGCGCTACCACCGCCTCGATGCCCGGCTGGCGGTCGCGGACCCCGAAGGCTCGGTCTTCGCCACCGCCTGGCATGCTTGGGCGGACGGAGGCGATCCGCGCGCCGTGTCCGGTCGCGCGAGCCGCATTGAGGGCATCGGCCGGGCCCGGCCGGAACCCAGCTTCATCCCCTCGGTAATCGACGCCATCCACACGGTGCCCGACGGTGCCGCAGTGGCAGCCATGCGCCATCTGCAGGAATGGGCCGGGCTCGGCGCTGGCCCATCGACCGGAACCAACCTGTGGCTGACCTGGCAGCTGATCGCCTCGATGCGCGCCGAGGGCCGCACCGGCTCGGTCGTCTCGCTGATCTGCGACGGATCCGAACGCTACGCCGATACCTACGGCCAAGACTCATGGCTCGCCGCCGGTGGCATCGATCCGGCACCCTACACCGGAGTCATCGACGCCTTTCTCGAAACCGGGGTCTGGGGCGGGCACTAG
- a CDS encoding sulfurtransferase, with protein MKQDQLIGAGELARLLETPARIVLLDVRWALGDPNGFEHYVAGHLPGAVFVDLDTELAGCASAAAGRHPLPDPGDFGRAVARWGIGCGDVVVAYDDWGSMAAARAWWLLRHAGIIGIRVLDGGLGAWKRAGLPLEAGKPGPVSPPADPVDVGWGQLPVLDIEAAAAFPGQGVLLDARPAERFRGEAEVLDPRPGHIPGARNAPALANLDAEGRFLPAAVLRDRYAGLGITPETGPVGSYCGSGITASHQLLALGIAGIQGVLYPGSWSQYAADPGRPAELGDPGGLASTGTKA; from the coding sequence ATGAAGCAGGACCAACTGATCGGGGCCGGGGAACTGGCCCGGCTGCTCGAAACACCGGCCCGCATCGTGCTGCTGGACGTGCGCTGGGCGCTCGGGGATCCGAACGGGTTCGAGCACTATGTGGCCGGGCACCTGCCCGGTGCCGTGTTCGTGGACCTGGACACGGAGCTCGCCGGATGCGCATCAGCGGCTGCCGGGAGGCATCCGCTGCCCGATCCCGGGGACTTCGGTCGGGCCGTGGCCCGGTGGGGCATCGGCTGCGGTGACGTGGTGGTGGCCTACGACGATTGGGGTTCGATGGCTGCGGCCAGGGCCTGGTGGCTCTTGCGCCATGCCGGGATCATCGGGATACGGGTGCTCGATGGAGGACTCGGCGCCTGGAAACGCGCCGGCCTCCCGCTGGAGGCCGGCAAACCCGGGCCTGTTTCTCCGCCGGCTGACCCGGTGGACGTCGGATGGGGGCAGCTGCCGGTTCTGGATATCGAGGCTGCCGCTGCCTTCCCGGGACAGGGTGTGCTGCTCGACGCCCGGCCTGCGGAGCGCTTCAGGGGAGAGGCCGAGGTCCTTGACCCGCGCCCGGGGCACATCCCGGGGGCACGTAATGCGCCAGCCCTGGCCAACTTGGATGCCGAGGGGCGCTTCCTGCCGGCTGCCGTGCTGCGCGATCGCTACGCCGGGCTGGGCATCACCCCCGAAACCGGCCCGGTGGGCTCCTATTGCGGCTCCGGGATCACCGCGTCCCACCAGCTGTTGGCGCTGGGCATCGCCGGGATCCAGGGCGTGCTCTATCCCGGATCCTGGTCGCAGTATGCGGCTGACCCCGGGCGTCCGGCCGAGCTGGGCGATCCGGGCGGGCTGGCCAGTACCGGCACCAAGGCGTAG
- a CDS encoding HIT family protein: MSTLFTKIINGEIPGRFIWKDPELVAFLTIGPITDGHTLVVPRAEVNEWTDAPELMAKLTVVAGHIGRAQKRAFGAERAGLMVAGFEVPHLHVHVWPTNSLADFDISRADANPDPAKLDANAEALRAALREDGFDEVVPTA, from the coding sequence GTGAGCACGTTGTTCACCAAGATCATCAACGGGGAGATCCCCGGCCGCTTCATCTGGAAGGACCCCGAGCTGGTCGCCTTCCTGACCATCGGCCCGATCACCGACGGACACACGCTGGTGGTGCCCCGCGCCGAGGTCAACGAATGGACCGACGCCCCCGAACTCATGGCCAAGCTCACGGTCGTAGCCGGACACATCGGCCGCGCGCAAAAGCGGGCCTTCGGTGCCGAGCGCGCCGGGCTGATGGTCGCCGGATTCGAGGTCCCGCATCTACACGTGCATGTGTGGCCGACCAATTCGCTGGCCGACTTCGACATCTCGCGGGCCGATGCCAACCCGGATCCCGCGAAGCTCGATGCCAACGCAGAAGCGCTGCGCGCTGCCCTGCGCGAGGACGGCTTCGACGAGGTCGTCCCGACGGCCTAG
- a CDS encoding NAD(P)-dependent alcohol dehydrogenase, translating into MMIGRPVPPPRGSQPRSSRPSSVGAMGIAEPGGPLVPLRVERRAAGPRDVLIDIEFCGLCHSDVHAGRGEWGARTLPLVPGHEIVGIVRTVGPEADDFRVGDRVGVGCLVDSCRDCEQCDAGLEQFCGASVGTYGARNTRTGEYTQGGYASSIVVDCAYVLRIPDGLDPAAAAPLLCAGITTYSPMRHYGVAAGDRIGVLGLGGLGHTAVKIGAAMGADVTVFTSKESKRAAALELGAARVVVTGDQEAMAEASDTLSLLIDTVAAPHDLGPFLATLRRDGALIQLGLPSGPMPPVDVGRLISRRLRYGGSLIGGIAETQEMLDFCAEHGVVCDVEVVGADALNTAWDRMVAGDVQYRFVLDAGTLRATN; encoded by the coding sequence ATCATGATTGGTCGACCCGTCCCGCCGCCGCGCGGTTCCCAGCCCCGTTCCTCCCGACCCTCGAGCGTCGGGGCCATGGGCATTGCCGAACCCGGGGGGCCGCTGGTTCCGCTGCGCGTCGAGCGCCGGGCGGCCGGGCCCCGCGATGTGCTGATCGACATCGAATTCTGCGGCTTGTGCCATTCGGATGTACATGCCGGTCGCGGGGAGTGGGGAGCGCGGACGCTGCCGCTGGTGCCAGGGCATGAGATAGTCGGCATCGTGCGGACCGTCGGGCCGGAGGCCGACGATTTCCGGGTGGGGGACCGCGTGGGCGTGGGGTGCCTCGTGGATTCCTGTCGCGACTGCGAACAATGCGATGCGGGGCTGGAGCAGTTCTGCGGCGCATCGGTGGGGACCTACGGGGCCCGGAATACGCGCACCGGCGAGTATACCCAGGGCGGCTATGCCAGTTCCATCGTGGTCGATTGCGCCTACGTACTGCGGATTCCGGACGGGCTTGACCCGGCTGCCGCCGCCCCGCTGCTCTGCGCCGGGATCACCACCTATTCGCCGATGCGCCACTACGGAGTGGCGGCGGGGGACCGGATCGGCGTATTGGGCCTGGGCGGGCTGGGGCACACGGCGGTGAAGATCGGGGCCGCGATGGGCGCCGATGTCACGGTGTTCACCTCCAAGGAATCCAAGCGGGCAGCCGCCTTGGAGCTGGGAGCCGCGAGGGTGGTGGTGACCGGCGACCAGGAAGCCATGGCCGAGGCATCTGACACGCTGTCGCTGCTCATCGATACCGTGGCGGCGCCGCACGACCTGGGTCCCTTCCTGGCCACGCTGCGCAGGGACGGGGCGCTGATCCAGCTGGGCCTTCCCTCCGGCCCGATGCCGCCGGTGGACGTGGGGCGGCTGATCTCGCGCCGTCTGCGCTACGGTGGTTCGCTGATCGGCGGGATAGCCGAAACCCAGGAGATGTTGGACTTCTGCGCCGAGCACGGGGTGGTCTGCGACGTCGAGGTGGTGGGCGCGGATGCGCTGAACACTGCGTGGGACAGGATGGTTGCCGGTGATGTGCAATATCGTTTTGTGTTGGACGCCGGAACCCTCCGCGCGACGAACTAA